The Orcinus orca chromosome 1, mOrcOrc1.1, whole genome shotgun sequence DNA window AATTTGTTTTAGTTTGCTAGTCAAAGCAACAAAGGGAAACAACCAAGGTAACTCAGAGAGCCAGTAGACGTTATTTGGGGAGAACCAGAATACTAAAAGAAACGAGTCTTGATACTCACATTACTGCTGCTCTTCCTAAATGGTACTGTATCctcatatattttatacacttGTTGGAGAAGACTTTGAAACATTAATTTGTGCCGTAGTAAAATTATATTATGTAAAGTGCTTTAAATGCTAAAGCTTAGCATGATTAAGCAATACTGAAACTATTGTGATGCTATAGAAAACGAGTGAACTTATCCTCAATAAAAGGAACCAAGAGCTTCAATTATCTGCCCACAGACTGTAATTTGAGTTTGTGTATGCAGGCTtataaaaaggatttaaaaagaaaataagtcccATAAATTTGTTTAGGAATTTTCAGCAGTGCTCATGACCACTTAACTTCCATTTAAGTTTCCCAGGACTTATAGTAAGTCATGTACGATCTCAGTCatcctctcaaaaaaaaaaaaaaacctatcctTCACATCTTTATTTATGCTCTGTTTTACAGATTTCAGATTCTTAAGGAGAAAAGAACTAAATTCACCATTTGGTTGTTCAAATCATTAATTCTTCATATCACCCAAGTAATGTGTGCCTGAATCCTTTTCACATCTCCAAATCTTATCTGATCATCAAAACCCAGTTCTATCCCTCTTGCAAGAAGTGTTCTAATGTGTCCTTaacaaaaatttctttttgaaatttttattacatTGATATCTGTAACATACATATTAGCTTTTAATGGTAACCTATTTATCATCATCTGAATCTCCCATTTGTGTCTATTCTGTCTCCTTGTAAACCATGTAAGTAATTTTAAGGCAAATGTCATGCCTTCTATTTTTGTACCCTTTTTTGCGTACTGGGCACAGAGTAAGAGACCAAAAATATGTGTTGATATATTGGACAATGATTCTTCTTTCATTTACATAAAGTTTAAGACACCTTGAAACTAAATAACAAGCTCAGAATCTTTACATTTCAGCACTAATTTGTGATCTATTTTCAATGACCCTCATTATTCTCAGGAATTCCAAGGTTAAACTcagagattattattttttttatttatttatttttggctgtgttgggccttcattgctgcatgcgggctttctctagttggggctaCTCAACTggggcaagctggggctactcttcattgaggtgcatgggctactcattgaggtggcttctcttgctgtggagcacaggctcaaggtgcgtgggcttccatagttgtggcacgtgggctcagtagttttggtgcatgggcttagttgctccgcagcatgtgggatcttccccgaccagggttcgaacccgtgtcccctgcattggcaggcggattcttaaccactgcgccaccagggaagtctcttagattatttttttaaaatattgcaaaattGCTTGTGGGCATATCTATCAACATTAAGAAAGGAGAGGTGTCATTCAGCCGGCCAGTCGGCGCGAGGGGCTTTCCGTCCTAGAATCATGGCCCAGTTTGCCCGTAACCTCGCGGAGAAGGCCCCGGCGCTGGTCAGCGCTGCTGTGACTCACTCGAAGCCTCGATTGGCCACATTTTGGGACTATGCCAAGGTTGAGCTGGTTCCTCCAACCCCTGCTGAGATCCCTACAGCTATTCAgatcttgaaaaaaattatcagtAGTGCTCAAACTGGTAGCTTCAAACAGCTTACAGTTAAGGAAGCTTTACCGAATGGTTTGGTGGCCACTGAGGTGTGGATGTGGTTTTATGTTGGCGAGATCATAGACAAGCGTGGCATCATTGGCTATAATGTTTGAAGACCAATCTTTGCTTTGTTATTTGGGTGTTCTTGGACCATGTGTGAGCAGACTGctatttgaataaaataagacaatgcgtcaaaatcaaaaaaaacaaaacaaaactgtgctCAACTAGAGcagcttgagaagaaagtttgtTCAGGGGCCTGTTGAAATGTGCGCACTCCACCTATGTTACCTTCTTCTCAGCGGATCACATTTGGTTCAGTGGGGTGCTTTGCATAGTGGCAAATTTGTTAAGAGGGAACTATATTTCTCATAACTTACAAAAGTAAATGGTACAATATTTTAGAGATGGAAGGAAGGCAGATGCCATGACTGCTTGAAGGTTATCATGGTTAGATTCATGACACGACATGACAAACAGCCGCAGGGCTGCTCCCCACGTCCCAGCTggtcctctctccctctgctctgtATACAGTGCTGGCTGTGGACTGCCAGCCCTGCAGAATAAGAGCAGCACGGCCCCATCACTAAATGCCGGGTAGTGTAACAGCAGTCACCATAGCTTCCCGTAGACTGTCCCAAATCGGCAACACCAACACTGGGCTTCTCAGATTGACTAAGTCAATGGCAACTCTGATCATCTAGTTCTCATGTTCAGAACTTCACTATCTGAATTCTTCCCACAACTATGGAAGTTTTAATGTCTCTACTATATCCCTGCAACAGATTATATTTTCTAAAGATGACCACAATGATCACTCCCATTCTACATGATCTCACAAGGTGACTCTTGATTCAGACATGCCTCACATCAAGTACTGGGATTTATTCTTCACCCTCATGTCTTGAATCTGGGAAGACACCTGAGACAACTTCAAGCAATAGAGTGTGGGGGTGATGGTGCTATATTATTTCAGAGGCAGATCATCGTACTGAGaggtactttcttttttttttttaattggaatatagttgctttacaatttatactagtttctgctgtacagcaaagtgaatcagccatacatatacatatatcccctgttttctggatttccttcccatctaggttaccacagagcactgagtagagttccctgcgctatacagtaggttctcactagttatctattttatacatagtagtgtatatatgtcagtcacaatctcccaattcatcctacctcCTCTTTCCCcgtcttggtgtccatacatttgtctgAGCAGTACTTTCACCTTACTTTCTCAGGAAGCTCACTCTTGGAACACACCCATGAGCCCAGGAGCCTCACAGAGGCCCATCTAACTCATCAGCTGTTGAAGAACTTATGATGTCTCTTCAACATGCTATCATCTTtttcaaagtctaaaatatttctttatgcaactagagattataatagtcagtgaaataagtcaggaagagaaagacaaataccatatgatatcactcatatgtggaatctaaaatatgacacaaatgaacctatgaaacagaaacagaatcacagccacagagaacagactgggggTTGCCAAGGGGGACGGGGTTGGAgcagggatggagtgggaagttgggcttagcagatgtaaacttttatatgtagaatggataaacaacaaagtcctactgtatacacagagaactatattcaatatcctatgataaaccataatggaaaacaatataaaaaaatatataaaatatatatatgtgtgtgtgtgtataactgaatcattttgctggacagcagtaattaatacaacattgtaaaagaactatgtttcaataaaaatatttctttataatcaAGTGAATTTTATCATCACAAAGCATTTATCAAGTACATCTAACTTAAAATTATCTTATAAATATTTCACTGTCAGCACAATTCCTACAccactagaacaaagaattctgCTTTGCATTCCTCAAAgagcattcattcatttcatataTGCAGCAGCTTCAACCCACAGATGATCATTCTGAGTAgctgtgaaaaaaataagaagtgcaAAGTTCTCAGGTTTATGTGATAAATCCTTGACATATCTTTTGTTCTCAGGATTCATAACACAATCTAGTGGGTtatttaatgggaaaaatatgtatagaaataaaaataaactttaaaataataatcttaaTATTATAATTGCAATATGTAGAAACTCTTCATTTGAAAGAGTAAATCATCCTTATAAATATTTGCTAGACTAGAAGGCATTAAATAGAtgcttgtgtatttttttaagcagTGCTTTTCAATCTCATAttctttgaatctttttttttcacagttacTATGCAATGATTCATTAATTCCTATAACCACCATAGAACCTGTTTTGGCGTTTTGGTTTCAGAATTCTTAATGCATTAGTAAAGAATTTTCTGCCCTGAGATGTATTTGATCTTGGGTTGATCTAACAAAAGTCAAATTTCATGATGAGGCAGATACTTTATAGTCAAATGTATTAGTAGTAGTTGGGTTTCTTCAGAGAAACTGAACCAATAGCATattgggggggagagagagatggagagaaaatattaattttaagaaactggCTCATGTGATTGTGGGGCTGGCATGTCCAAAACCCACAGGGAAGGCCAGCAGACTGGAAATTCCTGCAGCAGTCTGTGTTGTAGTCTCAAGTCCAAAGACAACatggaggcagaattccttccccttcaggggacctcagtcttttctcttaaaGCTTTCCATAGATGGTGTGAAGCCCTCCCACTTTATGgaaggtaatctgctttactcaaagtctatgATTTAGATGTCAATCACATTTAACAAATgtcttcacagcaacacctagactggtgtttgaccaaacaactgtGCACCATAGCCTAGCCGagttgacataaaattaaccttcaCACCAGGTAAAGCTGAgtctctaaatttttattttatcttattttagaaTGAATTTAGCTATGTAAAAATAAGAGAAGCACATTACACAGTACAGAAAAGtcaaaattaatacagaaaaatataagaaaatgtgcATTACTT harbors:
- the LOC101289003 gene encoding ATP synthase subunit g, mitochondrial-like produces the protein MAQFARNLAEKAPALVSAAVTHSKPRLATFWDYAKVELVPPTPAEIPTAIQILKKIISSAQTGSFKQLTVKEALPNGLVATEVWMWFYVGEIIDKRGIIGYNV